From the Carassius carassius chromosome 45, fCarCar2.1, whole genome shotgun sequence genome, one window contains:
- the LOC132127880 gene encoding protocadherin gamma-C5-like isoform X41 produces the protein MPVQIVIENPLQLHSIEIEIQDINDNAPNFHNKDATLKIPELIAPGTRFTLESAEDLDVGSNSLKTYSLSSNTFFRLNVKTLKDGRVVPELVTEKNLDREKHSIHTLILTALDGGNPVKSGTSVLQIIVQDINDNEPKFEVSAYKASVLESAVSGLSVIKVKASDLDEGPNGEIQYLFSAHTPELVRNIFSVNAGTGEITVIGKLDYETKQTYTFDVCAKDKGNPELEGQSSVQIDIIDENDNPPKIILTSLPNPVPENATVGTVVALITVKDLDSGNNGKVELTVSPDVPFKLKPFHNHYSLITDSLLDREVHSEYNVAIMAMDSGVPPLKTMKTVHVEVRDVNDNPPLFSQSSYNVYINENNPAGVSLFSVKASDTDQAKNALLTYLILDSNYNHVPASSYFYINSENGSIYCMSSFDYENVKLFSIVVQAKDHGSPSLSSNATVHVFISDQNDNAPAVIYPSTSMGSVSHQRMPRSAKAGHLVTKVTAVDVDSGHNAWLFYRLAEATDASLFSVNLHTGEVRTKRAVSEHDDSSQRLLIEIKDNGEPIQSTTVTVDILIEDSFHEPISDYREETIEPNKKTGKITLYLIISVASVSLLCLLTFFILLVKCARGSRSCCIRRTNSEYKNPNRNLQIQLNTDGPIKYVEVLGGDMMSQSQSFGSYLSPMSEFSDLTLVKPSSTTNFTDTLNVLDASFPDSAWTFESQQQNPPNADWRFPPNQRPGPSGQHRFHTLQQRWTPYEKSRAGARPDEAGASAGVIAGTGPWPNPPTEAEQLQALMAAANEASEAAATLGPRYNPQYGPDYRQNVYIPGSTATLTANPQQQVPQQALPPPQALPPVEAPKAAQTPASKKKPTKKDKK, from the exons ATGCCAGTGCAGATCGTTATTGAGAATCCGTTACAGTTACATAGCATAGAGATAGAAATACAAGACATTAATGATAATGCACCAAATTTCCATAATAAAGATGCCACATTAAAAATACCTGAACTTATTGCTCCAGGGACACGATTTACCCTTGAAAGTGCTGAGGACCTTGATGTTGGTAGCAATAGCTTAAAGACTTACTCACTTAGCAGTAATACCTTTTTCCGCCTTAATGTAAAAACTCTAAAAGATGGCAGAGTTGTACCTGAACTTGTGACTGAAAAAAATTTAGACAGGGAGAAACACTCTATACATACGCTTATTTTAACAGCCCTGGATGGCGGTAATCCAGTCAAGTCTGGCACGTCTGTATTGCAAATAATTGTTCAAGACATTAACGACAACGAACCAAAATTTGAAGTTTCTGCTTACAAAGCATCTGTTCTGGAAAGCGCCGTTTCTGGTTTAAGTGTGATCAAAGTAAAAGCGTCCGATTTAGATGAAGGTCCAAACGgtgaaatacaatatttatttagtgCGCATACGCCTGAACTTGTAAGAAATATTTTTAGTGTGAACGCTGGAACCGGTGAAATCACAGTTATTGGAAAACTAGATTACGAGACGAAACAAACGTATACGTTTGATGTGTGTGCTAAAGACAAAGGGAATCCAGAGCTCGAGGGACAGTCATCGGTTCAAATAGATATCATAGATGAGAATGACAATCCTCCAAAGATTATACTGACATCTTTACCTAACCCTGTGCCTGAAAATGCAACGGTGGGAACTGTAGTTGCTCTGATTACCGTCAAAGACTTGGACTCCGGTAATAATGGCAAAGTCGAGCTAACTGTCTCTCCGGATGTTCCCTTTAAATTAAAACCGTTTCATAATCATTATTCACTAATAACTGACTCATTATTAGACCGCGAAGTTCATTCTGAATATAATGTAGCAATAATGGCCATGGACTCCGGTGTTCCACCCTTAAAAACTATGAAGACGGTACATGTTGAAGTACGTGACGTAAATGACAACCCTCCACTATTCTCACAGTCATCTTATAATGTTTACATAAACGAAAATAATCCAGCAGGGGTATCACTGTTTTCAGTAAAAGCTTCTGATACTGACCAGGCTAAAAACGCTCTACTTACTTATTTAATTCTGGACTCAAACTATAATCACGTGCCAGCATcatcttatttttatattaattctgAAAATGGTTCTATTTACTGCATGAGCTCCTTTGATTATGAAAACGTAAAACTATTCAGTATTGTAGTGCAGGCTAAAGATCATGGCTCTCCATCTCTGAGCAGCAACGCCACAGTTCATGTGTTTATTTCGGACCAGAACGATAATGCACCTGCTGTCATTTACCCGTCCACATCCATGGGGTCTGTCTCTCATCAGAGGATGCCCCGTTCTGCTAAAGCAGGACATCTCGTTACTAAGGTAACAGCAGTGGACGTGGACTCGGGTCATAACGCCTGGCTGTTCTACAGGCTCGCGGAGGCCACAGACGCGTCTCTGTTCAGTGTCAATTTACATACGGGAGAGGTGAGGACTAAACGCGCTGTTTCAGAGCACGACGACTCCTCTCAGAGACTGCTGATAGAAATAAAAGATAATGGAGAACCGATCCAGTCCACCACAGTCACAGTGGATATACTGATAGAGGACAGCTTTCATGAGCCAATCTCAGACTATAGAGAGGAAACGATCGAGCCCAACAAGAAAACtggcaaaattactttatatcttATCATCTCAGTGGCTTCCGTGTCCTTGTTGTGTCTTTTGACATTTTTCATCTTACTGGTGAAATGTGCACGAGGCAGTAGAAGCTGCTGTATCAGGAGGACAAACTCTGAATACAAGAACCCCAACAGAAACCTGCAGATCCAGCTCAACACTGACGGGCCCATTAAGTATGTGGAGGTTCTGGGAGGAGACATGATGTCTCAGAGTCAGTCCTTTGGCTCCTATCTCTCTCCAATGTCAGAATTCAGTGATCTCACCCTCGTTAAACCCAGCAGCACCACAAACTTTACAGACACACTAAACGTGCTTGATGCGTCATTTCCAGACAGTGCCTGGACGTTTGAGAGCCAACAG CAAAATCCACCTAATGCTGACTGGCGATTTCCTCCAAACCAGAGGCCTGGACCCAGCGG CCAACACAGGTTCCACACCCTGCAGCAGAGATGGACTCCATACGAGAAGTCCAG GGCTGGAGCTCGTCCTGATGAGGCAGGTGCCAGCGCTGGTGTGATCGCAGGAACAGGACCGTGGCCCAACCCCCCTACCGAAGCTGAACAGCTCCAGGCTCTGATGGCAGCAGCGAACG AAGCAAGTGAAGCCGCTGCAACTCTCGGCCCTCGCTACAATCCACAGTATGGCCCAGACTACCGCCAGAACGTCTACATCCCAGGCAGCACCGCCACCCTCACGGCCAACCCTCAGCAGCAGGTACCCCAGCAGGCCCTTCCCCCTCCCCAAGCCCTTCCTCCTGTCGAAGCCCCCAAGGCAGCTCAGACGCCCGCCAGCAAGAAGAAGCCTACTAAGAAAGACAAGAAGTAA
- the LOC132127880 gene encoding protocadherin gamma-C5-like isoform X42 has product MPVQIVIENPLQLHSIEIEIQDINDNAPNFHNKDATLKIPELIAPGTRFTLESAEDLDVGSNSLKTYSLSSNTFFRLNVKTLKDGRVVPELVTEKNLDREKHSIHTLILTALDGGNPVKSGTSVLQIIVQDINDNEPKFEVSAYKASVLESAVSGLSVIKVKASDLDEGPNGEIQYLFSAHTPELVRNIFSVNAGTGEITVIGKLDYETKQTYTFDVCAKDKGNPELEGQSSVQIDIIDENDNPPKIILTSLPNPVPENATVGTVVALITVKDLDSGNNGKVELTVSPDVPFKLKPFHNHYSLITDSLLDREVHSEYNVAIMAMDSGVPPLKTMKTVHVEVRDVNDNPPLFSQSSYNVYINENNPAGVSLFSVKASDTDQAKNALLTYLILDSNYNHVPASSYFYINSENGSIYCMSSFDYENVKLFSIVVQAKDHGSPSLSSNATVHVFISDQNDNAPAVIYPSTSMGSVSHQRMPRSAKAGHLVTKVTAVDVDSGHNAWLFYRLAEATDASLFSVNLHTGEVRTKRAVSEHDDSSQRLLIEIKDNGEPIQSTTVTVDILIEDSFHEPISDYREETIEPNKKTGKITLYLIISVASVSLLCLLTFFILLVKCARGSRSCCIRRTNSEYKNPNRNLQIQLNTDGPIKYVEVLGGDMMSQSQSFGSYLSPMSEFSDLTLVKPSSTTNFTDTLNVLDASFPDSAWTFESQQQNPPNADWRFPPNQRPGPSGAGARPDEAGASAGVIAGTGPWPNPPTEAEQLQALMAAANEASEAAATLGPRYNPQYGPDYRQNVYIPGSTATLTANPQQQVPQQALPPPQALPPVEAPKAAQTPASKKKPTKKDKK; this is encoded by the exons ATGCCAGTGCAGATCGTTATTGAGAATCCGTTACAGTTACATAGCATAGAGATAGAAATACAAGACATTAATGATAATGCACCAAATTTCCATAATAAAGATGCCACATTAAAAATACCTGAACTTATTGCTCCAGGGACACGATTTACCCTTGAAAGTGCTGAGGACCTTGATGTTGGTAGCAATAGCTTAAAGACTTACTCACTTAGCAGTAATACCTTTTTCCGCCTTAATGTAAAAACTCTAAAAGATGGCAGAGTTGTACCTGAACTTGTGACTGAAAAAAATTTAGACAGGGAGAAACACTCTATACATACGCTTATTTTAACAGCCCTGGATGGCGGTAATCCAGTCAAGTCTGGCACGTCTGTATTGCAAATAATTGTTCAAGACATTAACGACAACGAACCAAAATTTGAAGTTTCTGCTTACAAAGCATCTGTTCTGGAAAGCGCCGTTTCTGGTTTAAGTGTGATCAAAGTAAAAGCGTCCGATTTAGATGAAGGTCCAAACGgtgaaatacaatatttatttagtgCGCATACGCCTGAACTTGTAAGAAATATTTTTAGTGTGAACGCTGGAACCGGTGAAATCACAGTTATTGGAAAACTAGATTACGAGACGAAACAAACGTATACGTTTGATGTGTGTGCTAAAGACAAAGGGAATCCAGAGCTCGAGGGACAGTCATCGGTTCAAATAGATATCATAGATGAGAATGACAATCCTCCAAAGATTATACTGACATCTTTACCTAACCCTGTGCCTGAAAATGCAACGGTGGGAACTGTAGTTGCTCTGATTACCGTCAAAGACTTGGACTCCGGTAATAATGGCAAAGTCGAGCTAACTGTCTCTCCGGATGTTCCCTTTAAATTAAAACCGTTTCATAATCATTATTCACTAATAACTGACTCATTATTAGACCGCGAAGTTCATTCTGAATATAATGTAGCAATAATGGCCATGGACTCCGGTGTTCCACCCTTAAAAACTATGAAGACGGTACATGTTGAAGTACGTGACGTAAATGACAACCCTCCACTATTCTCACAGTCATCTTATAATGTTTACATAAACGAAAATAATCCAGCAGGGGTATCACTGTTTTCAGTAAAAGCTTCTGATACTGACCAGGCTAAAAACGCTCTACTTACTTATTTAATTCTGGACTCAAACTATAATCACGTGCCAGCATcatcttatttttatattaattctgAAAATGGTTCTATTTACTGCATGAGCTCCTTTGATTATGAAAACGTAAAACTATTCAGTATTGTAGTGCAGGCTAAAGATCATGGCTCTCCATCTCTGAGCAGCAACGCCACAGTTCATGTGTTTATTTCGGACCAGAACGATAATGCACCTGCTGTCATTTACCCGTCCACATCCATGGGGTCTGTCTCTCATCAGAGGATGCCCCGTTCTGCTAAAGCAGGACATCTCGTTACTAAGGTAACAGCAGTGGACGTGGACTCGGGTCATAACGCCTGGCTGTTCTACAGGCTCGCGGAGGCCACAGACGCGTCTCTGTTCAGTGTCAATTTACATACGGGAGAGGTGAGGACTAAACGCGCTGTTTCAGAGCACGACGACTCCTCTCAGAGACTGCTGATAGAAATAAAAGATAATGGAGAACCGATCCAGTCCACCACAGTCACAGTGGATATACTGATAGAGGACAGCTTTCATGAGCCAATCTCAGACTATAGAGAGGAAACGATCGAGCCCAACAAGAAAACtggcaaaattactttatatcttATCATCTCAGTGGCTTCCGTGTCCTTGTTGTGTCTTTTGACATTTTTCATCTTACTGGTGAAATGTGCACGAGGCAGTAGAAGCTGCTGTATCAGGAGGACAAACTCTGAATACAAGAACCCCAACAGAAACCTGCAGATCCAGCTCAACACTGACGGGCCCATTAAGTATGTGGAGGTTCTGGGAGGAGACATGATGTCTCAGAGTCAGTCCTTTGGCTCCTATCTCTCTCCAATGTCAGAATTCAGTGATCTCACCCTCGTTAAACCCAGCAGCACCACAAACTTTACAGACACACTAAACGTGCTTGATGCGTCATTTCCAGACAGTGCCTGGACGTTTGAGAGCCAACAG CAAAATCCACCTAATGCTGACTGGCGATTTCCTCCAAACCAGAGGCCTGGACCCAGCGG GGCTGGAGCTCGTCCTGATGAGGCAGGTGCCAGCGCTGGTGTGATCGCAGGAACAGGACCGTGGCCCAACCCCCCTACCGAAGCTGAACAGCTCCAGGCTCTGATGGCAGCAGCGAACG AAGCAAGTGAAGCCGCTGCAACTCTCGGCCCTCGCTACAATCCACAGTATGGCCCAGACTACCGCCAGAACGTCTACATCCCAGGCAGCACCGCCACCCTCACGGCCAACCCTCAGCAGCAGGTACCCCAGCAGGCCCTTCCCCCTCCCCAAGCCCTTCCTCCTGTCGAAGCCCCCAAGGCAGCTCAGACGCCCGCCAGCAAGAAGAAGCCTACTAAGAAAGACAAGAAGTAA
- the LOC132127880 gene encoding protocadherin gamma-C5-like isoform X17 codes for MKKRVAFRWWRHYLLFFFLFLLLWNTTEGQTRYSIPEELNVGAVVGNIAKDLGLKISELYDRKLRIASESGKQYFSVDLRRGEIVVNERIDREILCGENGHCLLPLQIVIEDPLQLYRVEVDIQDINDNFPHFQSMDHVLKIAEATVPGMRFPLESAVDPDVGSNALKSYTLSKDECFSLKIKDLGDGRKVPELVLEKPLDREKKPMHQLMLIALDGGNPVRSGTSQINVTVLDNNDNNPVFDKNVYKAAISENTEKGTTILKVEAKDLDEGPNGEIKYSLGEHTSDALRSLFHIDEDTGEIILNGELDYETTPLYNIEIRARDRGVPEMEGHCTVKIEVSDINDNPPQILLTSKPSPVREDAPSGTVVALISARDIDSGDNGKVSLQTQSDLPFILKPSFSNEYSLVTNGVLDRETFPEYNVEITAFDSGSPPLSSKTIIPVKIIDVNDNAPKFSENVYYVYVKENNPPGSIICSVSAQDVDVGVNGKISYSIENPKNWDTPISSYMYINSDNGSIFSMHSFDFEKIKVFEVIVQAKDHGSPSLSSNATVHVFISDQNDNAPAVIYPSTSMGSVSHQRMPRSAKAGHLVTKVTAVDADSGHNAWLFYRLAEATDASLFSVNLHTGEVRTKRAVSEHDDSSQRLLIEIKDNGEPIQSTTVTVDILIEDSFHEPISDYREKTIEPNKKTGKITLYLIISVASVSLLCLLTFFILLVKCARGSRSCCIRRTNSEYKNPNRNLQIQLNTDGPIKYVEVLGGDMMSQSQSFGSYLSPMSEFSDLTLVKPSSTTNFTDTLNVLDASFPDSAWTFESQQQNPPNADWRFPPNQRPGPSGAGARPDEAGASAGVIAGTGPWPNPPTEAEQLQALMAAANEASEAAATLGPRYNPQYGPDYRQNVYIPGSTATLTANPQQQVPQQALPPPQALPPVEAPKAAQTPASKKKPTKKDKK; via the exons atgaaaaagagGGTGGCATTCAGATGGTGGAGGCATTATTTgctcttcttttttctctttcttcttttgtgGAATACGACAGAAGGACAGACTCGCTACTCAATTCCCGAGGAATTAAATGTTGGCGCTGTTGTTGGAAATATTGCAAAAGATTTAGGTCTGAAAATATCTGAGCTGTATGACCGTAAGTTGCGAATAGCTTCTGAATCAGGTAAGCAGTATTTCAGCGTGGATTTACGAAGAGGAGAGATTGTGGTTAATGAGAGAATCGACAGAGAGATCCTTTGTGGAGAAAACGGACATTGTCTGTTGCCTCTGCAAATCGTTATTGAGGATCCTTTACAACTTTACAGAGTGGAAGTCGACATACAGgatattaatgacaattttccgCATTTTCAGTCGATGGACCAtgttttaaaaatagcagaagcCACTGTCCCTGGCATGCGCTTTCCTTTAGAGAGCGCAGTAGACCCAGATGTAGGCAGTAACGCATTGAAATCGTACACTTTGAGTAAAGACGAATGtttcagtttaaaaataaaagatcttGGAGATGGGCGAAAGGTACCTGAATTAGTACTGGAGAAACCTCTAGATCGCGAAAAGAAACCGATGCATCAGCTAATGTTAATTGCCTTAGACGGAGGGAACCCGGTTAGATCGGGAACGTCCCAAATTAATGTCACTGTGCTGGATAACAATGACAACAACCCcgtatttgataaaaatgtttacaaagcGGCTATTTCTGAAAACACAGAAAAGGGCACGACGATTCTTAAAGTTGAAGCAAAAGACTTGGACGAAGGTCCTAATGGAGAGATAAAATATTCCTTAGGAGAGCATACTTCTGATGCTTTGCGCTCGTTATTTCACATCGATGAGGATACCGGGGAAATTATACTAAACGGAGAGTTGGACTATGAAACCACTCCCTTGTACAATATTGAGATAAGAGCTAGAGACAGAGGTGTCCCCGAAATGGAGGGCCATTGCACAGTTAAAATTGAAGTATCGGATATTAACGACAATCCACCTCAGATACTGCTTACGTCTAAACCGAGCCCTGTGCGCGAGGACGCGCCTAGCGGTACAGTTGTAGCGTTAATAAGCGCACGGGACATCGACTCTGGTGACAATGGAAAAGTCAGTCTGCAGACACAGTCTGACCttccatttattttaaaaccgtcTTTTTCAAACGAATATTCGTTGGTAACAAACGGTGTTTTAGACCGCGAAACGTTCCCTGAGTATAACGTGGAAATCACTGCATTTGACTCAGGCTCGCCCCCTTTAAGTAGCAAAACAATAATTCCAGTTAAAATTATTGATGTTAATGACAATGCACCAAAGTTCTCTGAAAATGTGTATTATGTGTACGTAAAAGAAAATAACCCTCCAGGCTCCATTATCTGTTCGGTATCTGCCCAAGACgttgatgtcggcgtaaatggtAAAATATCATACTCTATTGAGAACCCTAAAAATTGGGATACTCCAATATCCTCATATATGTACATAAACTCTGACAATGGAAGCATATTTAGCATGCATTCGTTTGACTTcgaaaaaataaaagtgtttgagGTCATCGTTCAGGCTAAAGATCATGGTTCTCCATCTTTAAGCAGTAACGCGACCGTTCATGTGTTTATTTCGGACCAGAACGATAATGCGCCTGCTGTCATTTACCCGTCCACATCCATGGGGTCTGTCTCTCATCAGAGGATGCCCCGTTCTGCTAAAGCAGGACATCTCGTTACTAAGGTAACAGCAGTGGACGCGGACTCGGGTCATAACGCCTGGCTGTTCTACAGGCTCGCGGAGGCCACGGACGCGTCTCTGTTCAGTGTCAATTTACATACGGGAGAGGTGAGGACTAAACGCGCTGTTTCAGAGCACGACGACTCCTCTCAGAGACTGCTGATAGAAATAAAAGATAATGGAGAACCGATCCAGTCCACCACAGTCACAGTCGATATACTGATAGAGGACAGCTTTCATGAGCCCATCTCAGACTATAGAGAGAAAACGATCGAGCCCAACAAGAAAACtggcaaaattactttatatcttATCATTTCAGTGGCTTCAGTGTCCTTGTTGTGTCTTTTGACATTTTTCATCTTACTGGTGAAATGTGCACGAGGCAGTAGAAGCTGCTGTATCAGGAGGACAAACTCTGAATACAAGAACCCCAACAGAAACCTGCAGATCCAGCTCAACACTGACGGGCCCATTAAGTATGTGGAGGTTCTGGGAGGAGACATGATGTCTCAGAGTCAGTCCTTTGGCTCCTATCTCTCTCCAATGTCAGAATTCAGTGATCTCACCCTCGTTAAACCCAGCAGCACCACAAACTTTACAGACACATTAAACGTGCTTGATGCGTCATTTCCAGACAGCGCGTGGACGTTTGAGAGCCAACAG CAAAATCCACCTAATGCTGACTGGCGATTTCCTCCAAACCAGAGGCCTGGACCCAGCGG GGCTGGAGCTCGTCCTGATGAGGCAGGTGCCAGCGCTGGTGTGATCGCAGGAACAGGACCGTGGCCCAACCCCCCTACCGAAGCTGAACAGCTCCAGGCTCTGATGGCAGCAGCGAACG AAGCAAGTGAAGCCGCTGCAACTCTCGGCCCTCGCTACAATCCACAGTATGGCCCAGACTACCGCCAGAACGTCTACATCCCAGGCAGCACCGCCACCCTCACGGCCAACCCTCAGCAGCAGGTACCCCAGCAGGCCCTTCCCCCTCCCCAAGCCCTTCCTCCTGTCGAAGCCCCCAAGGCAGCTCAGACGCCCGCCAGCAAGAAGAAGCCTACTAAGAAAGACAAGAAGTAA
- the LOC132127880 gene encoding protocadherin gamma-C5-like isoform X6 has protein sequence MKKRVAFRWWRHYLLFFFLFLLLWNTTEGQTRYSIPEELNVGAVVGNIAKDLGLKISELYDRKLRIASESGKQYFSVDLRRGEIVVNERIDREILCGENGHCLLPLQIVIEDPLQLYRVEVDIQDINDNFPHFQSMDHVLKIAEATVPGMRFPLESAVDPDVGSNALKSYTLSKDECFSLKIKDLGDGRKVPELVLEKPLDREKKPMHQLMLIALDGGNPVRSGTSQINVTVLDNNDNNPVFDKNVYKAAISENTEKGTTILKVEAKDLDEGPNGEIKYSLGEHTSDALRSLFHIDEDTGEIILNGELDYETTPLYNIEIRARDRGVPEMEGHCTVKIEVSDINDNPPQILLTSKPSPVREDAPSGTVVALISARDIDSGDNGKVSLQTQSDLPFILKPSFSNEYSLVTNGVLDRETFPEYNVEITAFDSGSPPLSSKTIIPVKIIDVNDNAPKFSENVYYVYVKENNPPGSIICSVSAQDVDVGVNGKISYSIENPKNWDTPISSYMYINSDNGSIFSMHSFDFEKIKVFEVIVQAKDHGSPSLSSNATVHVFISDQNDNAPAVIYPSTSMGSVSHQRMPRSAKAGHLVTKVTAVDADSGHNAWLFYRLAEATDASLFSVNLHTGEVRTKRAVSEHDDSSQRLLIEIKDNGEPIQSTTVTVDILIEDSFHEPISDYREKTIEPNKKTGKITLYLIISVASVSLLCLLTFFILLVKCARGSRSCCIRRTNSEYKNPNRNLQIQLNTDGPIKYVEVLGGDMMSQSQSFGSYLSPMSEFSDLTLVKPSSTTNFTDTLNVLDASFPDSAWTFESQQQNPPNADWRFPPNQRPGPSGQHRFHTLQQRWTPYEKSRAGARPDEAGASAGVIAGTGPWPNPPTEAEQLQALMAAANEASEAAATLGPRYNPQYGPDYRQNVYIPGSTATLTANPQQQVPQQALPPPQALPPVEAPKAAQTPASKKKPTKKDKK, from the exons atgaaaaagagGGTGGCATTCAGATGGTGGAGGCATTATTTgctcttcttttttctctttcttcttttgtgGAATACGACAGAAGGACAGACTCGCTACTCAATTCCCGAGGAATTAAATGTTGGCGCTGTTGTTGGAAATATTGCAAAAGATTTAGGTCTGAAAATATCTGAGCTGTATGACCGTAAGTTGCGAATAGCTTCTGAATCAGGTAAGCAGTATTTCAGCGTGGATTTACGAAGAGGAGAGATTGTGGTTAATGAGAGAATCGACAGAGAGATCCTTTGTGGAGAAAACGGACATTGTCTGTTGCCTCTGCAAATCGTTATTGAGGATCCTTTACAACTTTACAGAGTGGAAGTCGACATACAGgatattaatgacaattttccgCATTTTCAGTCGATGGACCAtgttttaaaaatagcagaagcCACTGTCCCTGGCATGCGCTTTCCTTTAGAGAGCGCAGTAGACCCAGATGTAGGCAGTAACGCATTGAAATCGTACACTTTGAGTAAAGACGAATGtttcagtttaaaaataaaagatcttGGAGATGGGCGAAAGGTACCTGAATTAGTACTGGAGAAACCTCTAGATCGCGAAAAGAAACCGATGCATCAGCTAATGTTAATTGCCTTAGACGGAGGGAACCCGGTTAGATCGGGAACGTCCCAAATTAATGTCACTGTGCTGGATAACAATGACAACAACCCcgtatttgataaaaatgtttacaaagcGGCTATTTCTGAAAACACAGAAAAGGGCACGACGATTCTTAAAGTTGAAGCAAAAGACTTGGACGAAGGTCCTAATGGAGAGATAAAATATTCCTTAGGAGAGCATACTTCTGATGCTTTGCGCTCGTTATTTCACATCGATGAGGATACCGGGGAAATTATACTAAACGGAGAGTTGGACTATGAAACCACTCCCTTGTACAATATTGAGATAAGAGCTAGAGACAGAGGTGTCCCCGAAATGGAGGGCCATTGCACAGTTAAAATTGAAGTATCGGATATTAACGACAATCCACCTCAGATACTGCTTACGTCTAAACCGAGCCCTGTGCGCGAGGACGCGCCTAGCGGTACAGTTGTAGCGTTAATAAGCGCACGGGACATCGACTCTGGTGACAATGGAAAAGTCAGTCTGCAGACACAGTCTGACCttccatttattttaaaaccgtcTTTTTCAAACGAATATTCGTTGGTAACAAACGGTGTTTTAGACCGCGAAACGTTCCCTGAGTATAACGTGGAAATCACTGCATTTGACTCAGGCTCGCCCCCTTTAAGTAGCAAAACAATAATTCCAGTTAAAATTATTGATGTTAATGACAATGCACCAAAGTTCTCTGAAAATGTGTATTATGTGTACGTAAAAGAAAATAACCCTCCAGGCTCCATTATCTGTTCGGTATCTGCCCAAGACgttgatgtcggcgtaaatggtAAAATATCATACTCTATTGAGAACCCTAAAAATTGGGATACTCCAATATCCTCATATATGTACATAAACTCTGACAATGGAAGCATATTTAGCATGCATTCGTTTGACTTcgaaaaaataaaagtgtttgagGTCATCGTTCAGGCTAAAGATCATGGTTCTCCATCTTTAAGCAGTAACGCGACCGTTCATGTGTTTATTTCGGACCAGAACGATAATGCGCCTGCTGTCATTTACCCGTCCACATCCATGGGGTCTGTCTCTCATCAGAGGATGCCCCGTTCTGCTAAAGCAGGACATCTCGTTACTAAGGTAACAGCAGTGGACGCGGACTCGGGTCATAACGCCTGGCTGTTCTACAGGCTCGCGGAGGCCACGGACGCGTCTCTGTTCAGTGTCAATTTACATACGGGAGAGGTGAGGACTAAACGCGCTGTTTCAGAGCACGACGACTCCTCTCAGAGACTGCTGATAGAAATAAAAGATAATGGAGAACCGATCCAGTCCACCACAGTCACAGTCGATATACTGATAGAGGACAGCTTTCATGAGCCCATCTCAGACTATAGAGAGAAAACGATCGAGCCCAACAAGAAAACtggcaaaattactttatatcttATCATTTCAGTGGCTTCAGTGTCCTTGTTGTGTCTTTTGACATTTTTCATCTTACTGGTGAAATGTGCACGAGGCAGTAGAAGCTGCTGTATCAGGAGGACAAACTCTGAATACAAGAACCCCAACAGAAACCTGCAGATCCAGCTCAACACTGACGGGCCCATTAAGTATGTGGAGGTTCTGGGAGGAGACATGATGTCTCAGAGTCAGTCCTTTGGCTCCTATCTCTCTCCAATGTCAGAATTCAGTGATCTCACCCTCGTTAAACCCAGCAGCACCACAAACTTTACAGACACATTAAACGTGCTTGATGCGTCATTTCCAGACAGCGCGTGGACGTTTGAGAGCCAACAG CAAAATCCACCTAATGCTGACTGGCGATTTCCTCCAAACCAGAGGCCTGGACCCAGCGG CCAACACAGGTTCCACACCCTGCAGCAGAGATGGACTCCATACGAGAAGTCCAG GGCTGGAGCTCGTCCTGATGAGGCAGGTGCCAGCGCTGGTGTGATCGCAGGAACAGGACCGTGGCCCAACCCCCCTACCGAAGCTGAACAGCTCCAGGCTCTGATGGCAGCAGCGAACG AAGCAAGTGAAGCCGCTGCAACTCTCGGCCCTCGCTACAATCCACAGTATGGCCCAGACTACCGCCAGAACGTCTACATCCCAGGCAGCACCGCCACCCTCACGGCCAACCCTCAGCAGCAGGTACCCCAGCAGGCCCTTCCCCCTCCCCAAGCCCTTCCTCCTGTCGAAGCCCCCAAGGCAGCTCAGACGCCCGCCAGCAAGAAGAAGCCTACTAAGAAAGACAAGAAGTAA